TACCGATTGCACGTGAGCCGTGCGTGGGTCAGCAGAAGCGGGCGCGCGCCGCTCTCTCCTCTAGCTGCTGAAAGACCTCCCCCAACCCCGGCGATGCGCGTGGGGTGATAGGTAAGTGGGCAGGTTGGCGGCCGTCAGTGCGACAGGCCGGTGAGGCGCCGCTCAGGGCTTGGAGCTACTGGCCCCGGTGACGCGCCCGGCAAGGCGCCGCGCCTCATGCTTGAGCAGCATGCCGTCGATCAATTCCTTGACCACGTTGCGCTCGTCCGGGTCCAGCCGCGACAGCGCCTCGAAGCGCAGGCGGAAGTCCTCATCCGGGCCGCGCTCGTTGGTATCGAAAAGCAGCACATCCGCACTGACCGACAGCGCAACGGCGAGACCGCGCAGCACCTCCAGCGTGGGCTGGGAGGTACCGCCTTCGTACCGCTTTAGCTGCGACAAGTGGACGCCGACCAGATCGGCCAGCGCCTGCTGAGTCAGGCCGCGCTCTTTACGGAGGGCGGCCAGCCGCTTCGGGAAATCCATCGTCCACCACAACAAAACCTGATGTGTCATGGTAAGTGCCCGTTCCTGAGAGGTTGCATATATGGTCCATTAACAGTACCATAAAAGACTAGTATCTGCTACTTGACAGGTTTTAGAGGGGAGTTGGATGGCGCGCATCCCGGACGCGGAGATCGAGAGGCTCAAGCAGGAGGTGTCGCTGGTGCGGCTGGTGGAGGCCTCGGGCATCGCGCTCAAAAAGCAGGGCAAGGACTACGCCGCGTGCTGCCCGTTCCACGAGGACGCGACGCCGAGCCTGATCGTGACGCCGGGCAAGAACCTGTACCACTGCTTCGGGTGCGGCGCGGCCGGCGGCCCGATTGATTGGGTGATGCAGATGCAGGGCGTGAGCTTCCGGCACGCCGCCGAGCTGCTGCGCGAGGGTCTGCCCTTAGCCGCCGAAGCCGCCGGGTCACAGGCGCCGGTGAAGCAATCGACGGTCAAGAAGCTGGCGGCGCCGGTTGCGCCTGACGCCGACGACCACGCCGCGCTCGCGCAGGTGATCGACTACTACCACGCCACCTTGAAGCAGAGCCCGGAGGCACTGGCCTATCTGCAAGCGCGCGGCCTCACGCACCCGGAGCTGATCGACACGTTCAAGCTTGGCTACGCCAACCGCACGCTGGGCCTGCGCCTGCCAGAAAAAAACCGCGCCGCCGGCGCGCAGGTGCGGGGCCGATTGCAACGGCTGGGCATCTACCGCGCGTCCGGGCACGAGCACTTCAACGGTTCGCTGGTGGTGCCGGTGTTCGATGCGGCCGGCAACGTGGCCGAGGTGTATGGCAGGAAGCTCTTGGACAACCTGCGCACGGGCACGCCCAAACACTTGTACCTGCCGGGGCCGCATGCCGGCGTGTGGAACGAGGCCGCGCTGGCTGCCAGCCGTGAGGTGATTCTGTGCGAAGCGCTGATCGACGCCATGACCTTCTGGTGCGCCGGCTACCGCAACGTGACCGCCGCCTATGGCACGCAGGGCTTTACCGACGACCACCTGGCGGCGTTGCGTCGCCATGGCGTCGAGCGCGTGCTGATCGCGTTCGACCGGGACGACGCGGGCGAGCGTGCCGCCCAGGCGCTGGCCGAACGCTTGCAGGCGGAGGGCTTCGGCGTCTACCGCCTCCAGTTCCCCAAGGGCATGGACGCCAACGACTATGCGCTCAAGGTGCAGCCGGCATCGAAGTCGCTGGGCCTGCTGATCCGCAAGGCCGTGTGGTTAGGAGATGGCGCCGCGCCCGCGCGCGGCGCACTGGAGCCGAACGTGACGGTGGCGCCGGCCGAGCCCGAGCCGGTGCAGGACAGTGCCCCCGCTTTAGCCGCTAAAGAGACGCTCCCCGAGGCGATCCCCGCCGAACCACTGCCGGCCGCGGTGGTGCCGCCCGCGCCCCGGCTCGATCTGGCGGCCGAGGTGAGCGAGCAGGAAGTGGTGATGCGGTTCGGCGAGGACGAAGACATGCGCCGCTGGCGCGTGCGCGGCCTGCCCAAGAACCTGGCGGTGGGCGTGCTCAAGGTCAACCTGATGGTGGCGACTGAGCTGGCCTTCCACGTCGACACGCTGGACCTGTACGCTGCGCGTGCGCGTGCCGTGTTCGTGCAGCAGGCGGCGGGCGAGCTGCGCGTGCCGGAAGCCGTGCTCAAGGCCGAGCTGGGCCGCGTGCTGCTCAAGCTCGAAGCCCTGCAGGATGCCACCATCAGCCAGGCGCTGGAGCCGAAGGCGCCGCCGGTGCCCGAGATGAGCGAGGCCGAGCGCGACGCCGCGCTGGCGCTGCTCAAGACGCCCGACCTGTTGCCCCGCATCCTGGCCGACTTCGACGCTTGCGGCATCGTGGGCGAGGCCACCAACAAGCTCGTGGCTTACCTGGCCGCCACCAGCCGCAAGCTGGAACGGCCGTTGGCGGTGGTCGTGCAAAGTTCGTCGGCGGCCGGTAAAAGCTCCCTGATGGATGCGGTGCTGGCGTTCATGCCGCCGGAGGAGGCGGTGCGCTACTCGGCCATGAGCGGGCAGAGCCTGTTCTACATGGGCGAGACGAACCTCAAGCACAAGGTGCTGGCGATTGCCGAAGAGGAAGGTGCGAGCCGGGCCAGCTATGCCTTGAAGCTGTTGCAGTCGGACGGCGTGCTGACGATGGCCAGCACCGGCACGGATGCCAACGGCAACCTGGTCGCGCAGGAATACAAGGTCGAAGGGCCGATGAGCCTGTTCATGACGACCACGGCCATCGACGTGGACGAAGAGCTGCTCAACCGCTGCCTGGTGCTCTCGGTGGACGAGGGGCGCGAGCAGACCGCCGCGATCCACCGCCGGCAGCGCGAGCGGCGCACGCTCGCGGGCCTGCTGGGCCAGGAGACGAAAGACGCCATCCTCACCCTGCATCGCAACGCGCAGCGCCTGTTGCGTCCCTTGGCGGTGGTGAACCCCTACGCCGACCAGTTGACGTTCCTGGACGACCGCACACGCACGCGGCGCGACCACGAGAAATACCTCAGCCTGATCGACACCATCGCCTTGCTGCACCAGTGCCAGCGCCCGGTGAAGACGCTCACGGTGGCCGGCCGCCAGGTCGAGTACATCGAGGTCGTGCCGGCCGACATCGAGGCGGCCAACGCGCTCGCGCACGAGGTGCTGGGCCGCAGCCTGGACGAGCTGCCGCCGCAGACGCGCAAGCTGCTGGTGCTGGTGCGCGCGTTCGTGCTGGAGCGCGCCCAGGCGCAGGGCGTGCCGCACCCGGAATACCGCTTCACCCGCAAGGACGTGCGCGAGGCCACCGGCTGGGGCGACACGCAACTGAAGGTGCACCTGGCGCGGCTGGCCGAGCTGGAATACCTGGTGGTGCACCGACAAGGCCAGGGCCACGTCTATGAGCTGCTGTACGACGGCGACGGCGGCAACGTGCCCTATCTCTCCGGCCTGCTCGATCCGGCTCACCTGTACGACGGCCAGCGGTCGGGGCACAACGATGCGCGGTCGGATGCTGGTCGGGGCGCAGTCGGCGCCGGGTCGGCCCCCGGTCAGGCGGAGCGACCGGCCGCCACGCCAGCA
The nucleotide sequence above comes from Ralstonia solanacearum K60. Encoded proteins:
- a CDS encoding helix-turn-helix domain-containing protein, translating into MTHQVLLWWTMDFPKRLAALRKERGLTQQALADLVGVHLSQLKRYEGGTSQPTLEVLRGLAVALSVSADVLLFDTNERGPDEDFRLRFEALSRLDPDERNVVKELIDGMLLKHEARRLAGRVTGASSSKP
- a CDS encoding CHC2 zinc finger domain-containing protein, whose product is MARIPDAEIERLKQEVSLVRLVEASGIALKKQGKDYAACCPFHEDATPSLIVTPGKNLYHCFGCGAAGGPIDWVMQMQGVSFRHAAELLREGLPLAAEAAGSQAPVKQSTVKKLAAPVAPDADDHAALAQVIDYYHATLKQSPEALAYLQARGLTHPELIDTFKLGYANRTLGLRLPEKNRAAGAQVRGRLQRLGIYRASGHEHFNGSLVVPVFDAAGNVAEVYGRKLLDNLRTGTPKHLYLPGPHAGVWNEAALAASREVILCEALIDAMTFWCAGYRNVTAAYGTQGFTDDHLAALRRHGVERVLIAFDRDDAGERAAQALAERLQAEGFGVYRLQFPKGMDANDYALKVQPASKSLGLLIRKAVWLGDGAAPARGALEPNVTVAPAEPEPVQDSAPALAAKETLPEAIPAEPLPAAVVPPAPRLDLAAEVSEQEVVMRFGEDEDMRRWRVRGLPKNLAVGVLKVNLMVATELAFHVDTLDLYAARARAVFVQQAAGELRVPEAVLKAELGRVLLKLEALQDATISQALEPKAPPVPEMSEAERDAALALLKTPDLLPRILADFDACGIVGEATNKLVAYLAATSRKLERPLAVVVQSSSAAGKSSLMDAVLAFMPPEEAVRYSAMSGQSLFYMGETNLKHKVLAIAEEEGASRASYALKLLQSDGVLTMASTGTDANGNLVAQEYKVEGPMSLFMTTTAIDVDEELLNRCLVLSVDEGREQTAAIHRRQRERRTLAGLLGQETKDAILTLHRNAQRLLRPLAVVNPYADQLTFLDDRTRTRRDHEKYLSLIDTIALLHQCQRPVKTLTVAGRQVEYIEVVPADIEAANALAHEVLGRSLDELPPQTRKLLVLVRAFVLERAQAQGVPHPEYRFTRKDVREATGWGDTQLKVHLARLAELEYLVVHRQGQGHVYELLYDGDGGNVPYLSGLLDPAHLYDGQRSGHNDARSDAGRGAVGAGSAPGQAERPAATPALARLAAAPALTAPTTRHPQDGKAASYLQASIQPLAAAGA